A portion of the Pangasianodon hypophthalmus isolate fPanHyp1 chromosome 20, fPanHyp1.pri, whole genome shotgun sequence genome contains these proteins:
- the zc3h11a gene encoding zinc finger CCCH domain-containing protein 11A isoform X1: MTSMSNKGDDCYFYYYSTCTKGDTCPFRHCEAAMGNETVCSLWQENRCFRNVCKFRHMDIKKNRKEIPCYWENQPGGCQKFHCAFHHEKPRFIDGLFVAADKGPVVRKEKEEETPQDDHVLSASANISNTTNPQLRGVIKVETQESVPSPTHPPVVINPVDDEDDEDVDQFSEEGEEASGVSPKKLLSSSKDESLNFGIKTLEEIRLGKALKASLNRPGPDEFTSTKRHSSGTGTEKETIQSVTQAAVVTTSESPALEDSGKRKITDRLGKRSDEDLLVEGGLRLKGSLAKRLGGFVDSTENKISMPPQKVKTLRPVRERLGITPDITAPKSPNSEPKSSGEIRIKTLEEIRQEKAAKSQMQCKSVRVEVPTNALNSTKKVNKPVTAPSVKTFSEILREKKLQETKVVPQQGSTEKTEGPANAGVIKLTAQAAEIRVKTLEEIRKEKAARMQAKTQDTTNDDAPSSSDAVPKRRILCIGKTGSAINIRSQKVHSSEKPDCIEESTVTNGKSDTSIQDVTVKSFEEIMREKRLRKQQEQAASTVEPEQAAQKPIPVLCEKKPPAVIRPGITNQANSSIQQGISHQASSPVPSVVPQRKSPEMQNKENSLTISPKKSKSSSSMAPPVQVSEMADSLGQHSQEPHWENTQAVTKMPPSKAAELKVRPKLNVKPSVMKPAAQVKPGPKRKAAGIHCSAVAAVKPLNAAPAPDVEPPCKRTQLSAPSCSLEVEARAQQVSPPAEQCSPEPLSVPQSPIIKTPTQTRPRRASLASARGTTPAGNSSTMDDFDDLLDEFTDDRLEDEIELDPGKGEDDLLLELSEMIDS; this comes from the exons TATAAAG AAAAACCGCAAAGAAATCCCTTGTTACTGGGAAAATCAGCCAGGCGGATGCCAAAAGTTTCATTGTGCTTTTCACCATGAGAAGCCACGTTTCATTGATGGCCTTTTTGTTGCCGCAGACAAAG GGCCTGTGGTGaggaaggaaaaagaggaagaaactCCACAGGACGACCATGTTTTGTCTGCTTCTGCCAACATTTCCAACACCACCAACCCACAACTCAGAGGGGTCATCAAGGTAGAGACTCAAGAGAGTGTCCCCAGTCCCACACACCCACCAGTAGTCATTAATCCTGTGGACGATGAGGATGACGAAGATG TAGATCAGTTTTCTGAAGAGGGAGAGGAAGCTTCTGGTGTCTCTCCAAAGAAACTGCTGAGCTCTAGTAAAG ATGAGTCGCTGAATTTTGGTATCAAAACACTAGAAGAGATCAGGTTGGGGAAAGCTCTGAAGGCCAGTCTAAACAGACCAG GCCCTGATGAGTTCACCTCGACAAAACGGCATAGCAGCGGAACTGGCACAGAGAAGGAAACCATTCAATCTGTCACACAGGCAGCAGTTGTCACTACCAGTG AGTCTCCTGCTTTGGAGGACTCCGGAAAAAGGAAAATTACTGACAGGCTTGGAAAGAGATCTGATGAAG ACCTGCTTGTGGAAGGTGGTCTACGGCTGAAAGGGTCCCTTGCTAAGCGTCTTGGTGGATTTGTTGACTCCACTGAGAATAAAATCAGTATGCCTCCCCAGAAAGTTAAAA CTCTGAGACCAGTGCGTGAAAGACTTGGAATAACTCCTGATATCACTGCACCCAAGTCACCAAACAGTGAGCCAAAGTCTTCTGGTGAGATCCGGATCAAAACTCTTGAGGAGATTCGTCAGGAAAAGGCTGCTAAATCTCAGATGCAGTGCAAAAGTGTTAGAGTTGAGGTCCCTACAAATGCATTAAATTCCaccaaaaaagtaaataagcCTGTCACTGCGCCTAGTGTAAAGACTTTCTCAGAGATCCTGCGTGAGAAGAAACTCCAGGAGACAAAGGTGGTGCCTCAGCAAGGTAGTACTGAGAAAACCGAGGGCCCTGCAAATGCTGGAGTGATCAAACTGACTGCCCAAGCAGCAGAGATCAGAGTGAAGACGCTTGAAGAGATTCGTAAAGAAAAAGCTGCCAGAATGCAAGCAAAGACACAGGACACAACAAATGATGATGCACCTAGTTCAAGCGATGCAGTCCCAAAAAGACGAATTCTTTGCATTGGCAAGACTGGAT cagCTATCAACATCAGATCTCAAAAAGTGCACAGTTCTGAGAAGCCGGATTGCATTGAAGAG TCCACTGTAACCAATGGAAAGAGTGACACCTCCATTCAGGATGTAACGGTAAAGAGCTTTGAGGAAATCATGCGAGAGAAAAGACTTCGCAAGCAACAGGAGCAGGCTGCATCTACTGTTGAGCCAGAGCAAGCTGCCCAGAAACCAATCCCAGTACTTTGTGAAAAGAAGCCTCCTGCTGTCATCAGACCAGGAATAACCAACCAAGCAAATTCGTCCATACAACAAGGCATTAGTCATCAGGCCTCCTCTCCTGTCCCTTCTGTGGTACCCCAGAGGAAGTCTCCAGAGATGCAGAACAAGGAGAACTCTCTTACCATAAGTCCTAAGAAATCCAAGTCATCCTCTTCAATGGCACCTCCTGTGCAAGTGTCAGAGATGGCAGATTCTTTAGGCCAGCATTCACAGGAGCCACATTGGGAGAACACTCAAGCAGTCACCAAGATGCCCCCAAGCAAAGCAGCTGAATTAAAAG TGAGGCCAAAACTGAATGTAAAGCCATCAGTGATGAAGCCAGCTGCTCAGGTGAAACCTGGCCCAAAAAGGAAAGCTGCAGGTATCCATTGCTCTGCTGTCGCTGCAGTGAAACCTCTTAATGCTGCCCCTGCTCCTGATGTTGAACCACCTTGCAAGCGGACTCAG TTGTCTGCACCGTCCTGCAGTTTAGAAGTTGAAGCCAGGGCGCAACAGGTGTCACCTCCTGCTGAGCAGTGCTCACCTGAGCCCCTTTCTGTTCCACAAAG CCCCATCATTAAGACTCCCACCCAAACTCGGCCACGTCGGGCAAGTTTGGCTTCTGCACGTGGCACTACTCCTGCAGGAAACTCCTCCACAATGGACGACTTTGACGACCTGCTGGATGAATTTACTGATGACAGACTGGAGGATGAGATTGAACTGGACCCTGGCAAAGGCGAGGATGACCTCTTGTTGGAGCTTTCTGAGATGATTGACAGCTAA
- the zc3h11a gene encoding zinc finger CCCH domain-containing protein 11A isoform X3 — MTSMSNKGDDCYFYYYSTCTKGDTCPFRHCEAAMGNETVCSLWQENRCFRNVCKFRHMDIKKNRKEIPCYWENQPGGCQKFHCAFHHEKPRFIDGLFVAADKGPVVRKEKEEETPQDDHVLSASANISNTTNPQLRGVIKVETQESVPSPTHPPVVINPVDDEDDEDVDQFSEEGEEASGVSPKKLLSSSKDESLNFGIKTLEEIRLGKALKASLNRPGPDEFTSTKRHSSGTGTEKETIQSVTQAAVVTTSESPALEDSGKRKITDRLGKRSDEDLLVEGGLRLKGSLAKRLGGFVDSTENKISMPPQKVKTLRPVRERLGITPDITAPKSPNSEPKSSGEIRIKTLEEIRQEKAAKSQMQCKSVRVEVPTNALNSTKKVNKPVTAPSVKTFSEILREKKLQETKVVPQQGSTEKTEGPANAGVIKLTAQAAEIRVKTLEEIRKEKAARMQAKTQDTTNDDAPSSSDAVPKRRILCIGKTGSINIRSQKVHSSEKPDCIEESTVTNGKSDTSIQDVTVKSFEEIMREKRLRKQQEQAASTVEPEQAAQKPIPVLCEKKPPAVIRPGITNQANSSIQQGISHQASSPVPSVVPQRKSPEMQNKENSLTISPKKSKSSSSMAPPVQVSEMADSLGQHSQEPHWENTQAVTKMPPSKAAELKVRPKLNVKPSVMKPAAQVKPGPKRKAAGIHCSAVAAVKPLNAAPAPDVEPPCKRTQLSAPSCSLEVEARAQQVSPPAEQCSPEPLSVPQSPIIKTPTQTRPRRASLASARGTTPAGNSSTMDDFDDLLDEFTDDRLEDEIELDPGKGEDDLLLELSEMIDS; from the exons TATAAAG AAAAACCGCAAAGAAATCCCTTGTTACTGGGAAAATCAGCCAGGCGGATGCCAAAAGTTTCATTGTGCTTTTCACCATGAGAAGCCACGTTTCATTGATGGCCTTTTTGTTGCCGCAGACAAAG GGCCTGTGGTGaggaaggaaaaagaggaagaaactCCACAGGACGACCATGTTTTGTCTGCTTCTGCCAACATTTCCAACACCACCAACCCACAACTCAGAGGGGTCATCAAGGTAGAGACTCAAGAGAGTGTCCCCAGTCCCACACACCCACCAGTAGTCATTAATCCTGTGGACGATGAGGATGACGAAGATG TAGATCAGTTTTCTGAAGAGGGAGAGGAAGCTTCTGGTGTCTCTCCAAAGAAACTGCTGAGCTCTAGTAAAG ATGAGTCGCTGAATTTTGGTATCAAAACACTAGAAGAGATCAGGTTGGGGAAAGCTCTGAAGGCCAGTCTAAACAGACCAG GCCCTGATGAGTTCACCTCGACAAAACGGCATAGCAGCGGAACTGGCACAGAGAAGGAAACCATTCAATCTGTCACACAGGCAGCAGTTGTCACTACCAGTG AGTCTCCTGCTTTGGAGGACTCCGGAAAAAGGAAAATTACTGACAGGCTTGGAAAGAGATCTGATGAAG ACCTGCTTGTGGAAGGTGGTCTACGGCTGAAAGGGTCCCTTGCTAAGCGTCTTGGTGGATTTGTTGACTCCACTGAGAATAAAATCAGTATGCCTCCCCAGAAAGTTAAAA CTCTGAGACCAGTGCGTGAAAGACTTGGAATAACTCCTGATATCACTGCACCCAAGTCACCAAACAGTGAGCCAAAGTCTTCTGGTGAGATCCGGATCAAAACTCTTGAGGAGATTCGTCAGGAAAAGGCTGCTAAATCTCAGATGCAGTGCAAAAGTGTTAGAGTTGAGGTCCCTACAAATGCATTAAATTCCaccaaaaaagtaaataagcCTGTCACTGCGCCTAGTGTAAAGACTTTCTCAGAGATCCTGCGTGAGAAGAAACTCCAGGAGACAAAGGTGGTGCCTCAGCAAGGTAGTACTGAGAAAACCGAGGGCCCTGCAAATGCTGGAGTGATCAAACTGACTGCCCAAGCAGCAGAGATCAGAGTGAAGACGCTTGAAGAGATTCGTAAAGAAAAAGCTGCCAGAATGCAAGCAAAGACACAGGACACAACAAATGATGATGCACCTAGTTCAAGCGATGCAGTCCCAAAAAGACGAATTCTTTGCATTGGCAAGACTGGAT CTATCAACATCAGATCTCAAAAAGTGCACAGTTCTGAGAAGCCGGATTGCATTGAAGAG TCCACTGTAACCAATGGAAAGAGTGACACCTCCATTCAGGATGTAACGGTAAAGAGCTTTGAGGAAATCATGCGAGAGAAAAGACTTCGCAAGCAACAGGAGCAGGCTGCATCTACTGTTGAGCCAGAGCAAGCTGCCCAGAAACCAATCCCAGTACTTTGTGAAAAGAAGCCTCCTGCTGTCATCAGACCAGGAATAACCAACCAAGCAAATTCGTCCATACAACAAGGCATTAGTCATCAGGCCTCCTCTCCTGTCCCTTCTGTGGTACCCCAGAGGAAGTCTCCAGAGATGCAGAACAAGGAGAACTCTCTTACCATAAGTCCTAAGAAATCCAAGTCATCCTCTTCAATGGCACCTCCTGTGCAAGTGTCAGAGATGGCAGATTCTTTAGGCCAGCATTCACAGGAGCCACATTGGGAGAACACTCAAGCAGTCACCAAGATGCCCCCAAGCAAAGCAGCTGAATTAAAAG TGAGGCCAAAACTGAATGTAAAGCCATCAGTGATGAAGCCAGCTGCTCAGGTGAAACCTGGCCCAAAAAGGAAAGCTGCAGGTATCCATTGCTCTGCTGTCGCTGCAGTGAAACCTCTTAATGCTGCCCCTGCTCCTGATGTTGAACCACCTTGCAAGCGGACTCAG TTGTCTGCACCGTCCTGCAGTTTAGAAGTTGAAGCCAGGGCGCAACAGGTGTCACCTCCTGCTGAGCAGTGCTCACCTGAGCCCCTTTCTGTTCCACAAAG CCCCATCATTAAGACTCCCACCCAAACTCGGCCACGTCGGGCAAGTTTGGCTTCTGCACGTGGCACTACTCCTGCAGGAAACTCCTCCACAATGGACGACTTTGACGACCTGCTGGATGAATTTACTGATGACAGACTGGAGGATGAGATTGAACTGGACCCTGGCAAAGGCGAGGATGACCTCTTGTTGGAGCTTTCTGAGATGATTGACAGCTAA
- the zc3h11a gene encoding zinc finger CCCH domain-containing protein 11A isoform X2, protein MTSMSNKGDDCYFYYYSTCTKGDTCPFRHCEAAMGNETVCSLWQENRCFRNVCKFRHMDIKKNRKEIPCYWENQPGGCQKFHCAFHHEKPRFIDGLFVAADKGPVVRKEKEEETPQDDHVLSASANISNTTNPQLRGVIKVETQESVPSPTHPPVVINPVDDEDDEDDQFSEEGEEASGVSPKKLLSSSKDESLNFGIKTLEEIRLGKALKASLNRPGPDEFTSTKRHSSGTGTEKETIQSVTQAAVVTTSESPALEDSGKRKITDRLGKRSDEDLLVEGGLRLKGSLAKRLGGFVDSTENKISMPPQKVKTLRPVRERLGITPDITAPKSPNSEPKSSGEIRIKTLEEIRQEKAAKSQMQCKSVRVEVPTNALNSTKKVNKPVTAPSVKTFSEILREKKLQETKVVPQQGSTEKTEGPANAGVIKLTAQAAEIRVKTLEEIRKEKAARMQAKTQDTTNDDAPSSSDAVPKRRILCIGKTGSAINIRSQKVHSSEKPDCIEESTVTNGKSDTSIQDVTVKSFEEIMREKRLRKQQEQAASTVEPEQAAQKPIPVLCEKKPPAVIRPGITNQANSSIQQGISHQASSPVPSVVPQRKSPEMQNKENSLTISPKKSKSSSSMAPPVQVSEMADSLGQHSQEPHWENTQAVTKMPPSKAAELKVRPKLNVKPSVMKPAAQVKPGPKRKAAGIHCSAVAAVKPLNAAPAPDVEPPCKRTQLSAPSCSLEVEARAQQVSPPAEQCSPEPLSVPQSPIIKTPTQTRPRRASLASARGTTPAGNSSTMDDFDDLLDEFTDDRLEDEIELDPGKGEDDLLLELSEMIDS, encoded by the exons TATAAAG AAAAACCGCAAAGAAATCCCTTGTTACTGGGAAAATCAGCCAGGCGGATGCCAAAAGTTTCATTGTGCTTTTCACCATGAGAAGCCACGTTTCATTGATGGCCTTTTTGTTGCCGCAGACAAAG GGCCTGTGGTGaggaaggaaaaagaggaagaaactCCACAGGACGACCATGTTTTGTCTGCTTCTGCCAACATTTCCAACACCACCAACCCACAACTCAGAGGGGTCATCAAGGTAGAGACTCAAGAGAGTGTCCCCAGTCCCACACACCCACCAGTAGTCATTAATCCTGTGGACGATGAGGATGACGAAGATG ATCAGTTTTCTGAAGAGGGAGAGGAAGCTTCTGGTGTCTCTCCAAAGAAACTGCTGAGCTCTAGTAAAG ATGAGTCGCTGAATTTTGGTATCAAAACACTAGAAGAGATCAGGTTGGGGAAAGCTCTGAAGGCCAGTCTAAACAGACCAG GCCCTGATGAGTTCACCTCGACAAAACGGCATAGCAGCGGAACTGGCACAGAGAAGGAAACCATTCAATCTGTCACACAGGCAGCAGTTGTCACTACCAGTG AGTCTCCTGCTTTGGAGGACTCCGGAAAAAGGAAAATTACTGACAGGCTTGGAAAGAGATCTGATGAAG ACCTGCTTGTGGAAGGTGGTCTACGGCTGAAAGGGTCCCTTGCTAAGCGTCTTGGTGGATTTGTTGACTCCACTGAGAATAAAATCAGTATGCCTCCCCAGAAAGTTAAAA CTCTGAGACCAGTGCGTGAAAGACTTGGAATAACTCCTGATATCACTGCACCCAAGTCACCAAACAGTGAGCCAAAGTCTTCTGGTGAGATCCGGATCAAAACTCTTGAGGAGATTCGTCAGGAAAAGGCTGCTAAATCTCAGATGCAGTGCAAAAGTGTTAGAGTTGAGGTCCCTACAAATGCATTAAATTCCaccaaaaaagtaaataagcCTGTCACTGCGCCTAGTGTAAAGACTTTCTCAGAGATCCTGCGTGAGAAGAAACTCCAGGAGACAAAGGTGGTGCCTCAGCAAGGTAGTACTGAGAAAACCGAGGGCCCTGCAAATGCTGGAGTGATCAAACTGACTGCCCAAGCAGCAGAGATCAGAGTGAAGACGCTTGAAGAGATTCGTAAAGAAAAAGCTGCCAGAATGCAAGCAAAGACACAGGACACAACAAATGATGATGCACCTAGTTCAAGCGATGCAGTCCCAAAAAGACGAATTCTTTGCATTGGCAAGACTGGAT cagCTATCAACATCAGATCTCAAAAAGTGCACAGTTCTGAGAAGCCGGATTGCATTGAAGAG TCCACTGTAACCAATGGAAAGAGTGACACCTCCATTCAGGATGTAACGGTAAAGAGCTTTGAGGAAATCATGCGAGAGAAAAGACTTCGCAAGCAACAGGAGCAGGCTGCATCTACTGTTGAGCCAGAGCAAGCTGCCCAGAAACCAATCCCAGTACTTTGTGAAAAGAAGCCTCCTGCTGTCATCAGACCAGGAATAACCAACCAAGCAAATTCGTCCATACAACAAGGCATTAGTCATCAGGCCTCCTCTCCTGTCCCTTCTGTGGTACCCCAGAGGAAGTCTCCAGAGATGCAGAACAAGGAGAACTCTCTTACCATAAGTCCTAAGAAATCCAAGTCATCCTCTTCAATGGCACCTCCTGTGCAAGTGTCAGAGATGGCAGATTCTTTAGGCCAGCATTCACAGGAGCCACATTGGGAGAACACTCAAGCAGTCACCAAGATGCCCCCAAGCAAAGCAGCTGAATTAAAAG TGAGGCCAAAACTGAATGTAAAGCCATCAGTGATGAAGCCAGCTGCTCAGGTGAAACCTGGCCCAAAAAGGAAAGCTGCAGGTATCCATTGCTCTGCTGTCGCTGCAGTGAAACCTCTTAATGCTGCCCCTGCTCCTGATGTTGAACCACCTTGCAAGCGGACTCAG TTGTCTGCACCGTCCTGCAGTTTAGAAGTTGAAGCCAGGGCGCAACAGGTGTCACCTCCTGCTGAGCAGTGCTCACCTGAGCCCCTTTCTGTTCCACAAAG CCCCATCATTAAGACTCCCACCCAAACTCGGCCACGTCGGGCAAGTTTGGCTTCTGCACGTGGCACTACTCCTGCAGGAAACTCCTCCACAATGGACGACTTTGACGACCTGCTGGATGAATTTACTGATGACAGACTGGAGGATGAGATTGAACTGGACCCTGGCAAAGGCGAGGATGACCTCTTGTTGGAGCTTTCTGAGATGATTGACAGCTAA